The window AAGTGCTTGGCTTTGTCTGTGGTAGTAGATCGATCAAGACCGCCAGAGAGCTTTTTTCAAGCAATGGAAGGGCTTGCCTACCATGGGCTATGGCACAGATTTTCTCAAAACCTATGAAAATCTCATCCCCACAGCTTTACATCACCAAGGCAAGACATTCACGACTCAGATCGAATCACTCAATTGTCGACTCAGGCATTACCTGGCCCGATTGCACCGTAGGACGCTGGGTTACAGTAAATCCAAAAGGATGTTAGAAATTTCTTTGAAACTACTCATCCATAAATTCACCAATGCTTAGGCACCAACACTTATTTAAGTTGTATGATGTATACATCATACAAAAGAAAAGTCTAGTAAATTTGTTGAACGATAAAATCATCGACATATTTATTGAAAAACTAATTAATTTCAATAATTTGTGTGAGATTCTTAATGAATTTTGTGAGGAATTTATTGATCAGGGTCGTATAGACCCATTGTAATGGCTTGGAGTTTCAGAAGTGAGCTAACGTGCTGAAGAGTGGGCGCCTGAATACCCAAGTGTTCAGCGAGTTCAAGAACGACTGTGACTAAAGGGTCAATTTCGAGTGACCGTCCTGCTTCAATATCTTGTCGAGTGGAGGGCTTGTGACCAATAATGCTGGTTGCACCTTTGATTCTCTTATCAATCGAGACATTGAATCGGGCTCCTACTGCTTCGCCAATTTTTTGGACTTCTGTCATAATTTCACAAACCAAGGATGCACATCCTGGATCTTGTCCAATCTGGTCTAGTGTAGCCCCTGTTAAGGCTGATACAGGATTGAAGGAACAATTCCCCCAAAGTTTGATCCAGATTTCATCACGGATTTTTGTTTTTTGAGGTGCTTTTAGCCCACCTGAGATCATCAGGGAAGAAAGGTGCTTCACTCGATCTGAAGGTTCTGAGGAAGGTTCTCCAAGCGTGAAGCGGTCGCCATCCAAGTGACGTATCAAGCCTGGCTCGGCGATTTCACAAGCAGGGTAGACCACACAACCAATCGCACGTTCGGGCCCAATCGTTTCCCAAACCACTCCTCCAGGATCCACTGATTGAAGAGGCTGATCATCTAGAGAAGTTCCGCTTGCAGCCTTGTGAAAGTACCACCAGGGCAGACCATTGACTGCAGAGACTACAGCTGTTTTTGGTCCAAGCAGAGGAATGAGATTTCGAGCAATTTTGGCAATGCCATGAGCTTTGACAGTTATAATGACAAAGTCTTGGGGGCCAAACTCATTTGGATTTTCATGAGCTGGAAGATAGTGTGTAAAAATTTGATCATCTTTTTTGAAGCGCAACCCTTTTTCTTGGATTGCCTTTAAATGAGGTCCTCTAGCGACGAGGCTTACTTGAGCACCTGCGTGGTCAAGAGCAGAAGCGAGATAACCTCCAATTGCACCTGCGCCATAAATACAGATTTTGGTCATTACAATTTTCCCATGACCTTCTAATTAGTCTTCTAGTCCAAGTTTTTTCGCGAGGCCAATGCGCTGAATTTTGCCGGTTGCACCCTTCGGAATTTCATCGACAAAGATGATGTGTTTTGGGATTTTAAACTTGGCTAAGTGCTCTCCAGAGTATTTACGTAACTGTCCAGCATCCATTGATTTTCCATCAACCATCACGATAGCAGCGCCAATTTCCTCTCCCAACATTTTATCTGCAACAGCGAAGGTGACTACTTGCTGGATATCTGGGTGCTCCATCAAAACATTATCTACTTCTAATGGAGAAATTTTTTCACCACCTCTGTTAATGATCTCTTTCAAACGGCCTGTAATCTTCAAATATCCATCTTGGTCAAACAAACCCTGGTCACCGGTTCTGAACCATCCATTCGTAAAGCTGGAAGCATTTGCAGTGGCATTGTTTTCATAGCCTGGAGTGACGTTCTCACCTTTAATGCAGACCTCTCCTTCTTCACCAGGTGCGAGCTGATTGCTCGATGAATCCATGATGCATACTTCTGGAGAGGTGACGATCCCTACAAAACCGGCTTTCTGTTTTCCCAACTCCAGCGGGTTTGAAGTCATTTGATGTGCGGCTTCCGTCATCCCATAAGCCTCAATGACTGGACAACCGAAGACATCATCCAATTCACTGAAGACAGCTGGTGGTAATGATGCTGAAGAAGACCGCAGGAATCGTAAACCTAGAGCCTTAGCAGCCTCTGGTTGTTTTTGTGCTCTGAGTAAGATGGTTTGGTGCATCGTGGGTACACCCGAATACCATGAGATTTTTTCTTCCTTAGCCAATTCAAGAAATTTCATGGCATTGAATCCACTTGAACAGCAAACAGAAGCACCTTGAGACATGCTGGTAGCCAACACGGCAATCAGACCATGAATATGAAACAGGGGCATGATATTCAAGCAATGGTCTTTAGCTGTTAATTCAAGACTTGCAGAGATATTCCTCGTAGATGCCAAGATGTTTCTTTGGAGCAAGGGGACAACCTTGGGTCGCGAGGTAGTCCCCGATGTGTGAAGCACTAGCGCTTCCTGATCAAGATTGGTTGGATGAATATCTGCTTCTGATTGAAATAGCACAAAAGCCCCAGCTGGACTGCCAGAGTGAACCTTTGCTTCCACAACAGGAATTGAAAGATCCGCAGCCGCAGCCCTAACAGAATTTTTGCTGTTTTCCTCAACAATCACTAGACCAGGTTTCAGGTCTTCGAGATAAAATGCGTATTCATTCTGTTTGTAGGTTGGATTCAACGGGGCTGCAGACATGTAGCTAGCAACTGCAAGAAATGCTGAAGCCATTTCGGGCCCATTTGGCAGGACAATCGCTACCCTATCGGAATTCGAGAGGCCTTGTGAGCCTAGTTGTCTTCCGATTTGATCACAGTGGTTTCGTAGGGCCTGATAACTTAGCGGAGGTCGATTTGGGGCACTAAGGGCAATAGCTTCAGCGCTACCTGCATTGATGATGGATCTAATCGTCACTGTTCTGTCCCTCTTTCAACTACTTGTTTCTTCTAGTTTCTTTTTAAATTACTTCAACAATCAATGTGGCTAATTTTTCAATTTCACACTCCATTTTATCACCTCGTTGAATGGGCCCGACACCCGCAGGAGTGCCCGACATGATCAAATCTCCCCCTGCGATGTCATAAAATCTTGAGAGGTATGCAATCATTTCCGGTACTTTCCAAATCATTTGATTTAGATCTCCATCCTGCTTGATCTCACCATTGACCTTAAGGCAGATTCGACCCTGATCCAAGTGTCCGGTCTCACTCGCAGGAAAAAGCTCGCTCATAGGGGCAGATTTTTCAAAGGATTTTCCGACCTCCCAGGGTCTCCCTAGTTTTTTGGCATCTCCTTGAAGGTCACGCCGAGTCATGTCTAAACCAAGTCCGTACCCGTAGACATGCTCGAGTGCGTGATCCAGAGTAATGTCAGTACCCCCGCTCTTCAGAGCCACCACCAGTTCAATTTCATGATGCACATCACTGGTTTGAGGTGGATAGGGAAATTTTCCTGAAGTGTCTACGTTTTGGGCATTCTTCTGAAAGAAAAAAGGCGGTTCCTTGTTGGGGTCATGACCCATTTCAATCGCATGATCAGCATAGTTGCGGCCAATGCAATAAATCCTACGGACAGGAAATGATTCATTGGAACCTCGAATGGGTAGGCAAACTTGTGGGGCTGGATCAATTACAAACTTTTTCATTGTCGAACTTCCTTCATTTGATGAGAAATGTGCGAACCTAGGTCAGGTGGCACGTCGTGAAGCATAGTATGAAACTCGCTTTTCCAAATAAGCGAGGATTTCAGCGAGGATGAAAGCAAGGGAGAAGAGGACAATCAAAACAGCCCAAAAATGCTTCATCAAAAAGTTCGATGAGTAGAGCTCGAAGAGTGCACCAAAGCCGACGATTGAAATCAAGAGTTGTCCAATGATCACTCCCTTGACCGCACGAATAAATCCTATCCGAACTCCTCCCAAAATTTCTGGGAGGGCCGCCCAGAGATAAATTTTGAAAAAAGCGTCCCTGGGAGTAGCTCCGAACGAATGAGCCATCTCAACCAGCGAGCGGTTGATTTGCATCACACCGGCTCGAGCATTCAGAACGATAATCCAAATCGCAAAAAGTGCTGTGGTGATCACGATTGCTTGCAATCCGAATCCAAAAAGTACCATCAATACTGGAACGAGGGCCGTTAAAGGAGCGCTCAGAAAAATATTGACCCAAGGAAGCAGCAGCTCATCCAAAAGACGGTTCTTGCCCATCAGGATCCCCAAGGGAATACCAATGACAATTGCAGATACAGTTCCGAGGAAAAATGCATAACCAGTTTCTGACAAGGCTGTTAAAAAAACTTTGGTTGTGCTGATTTCCAGCAACGTTACGAAAATATCTGATAGAGCTGGGATGAAAAATGTGATCTCCAATCTACCGACGATTTCCCAAAGTAGTCCCCACAAAATAAGTGAAGACATCTGGGGTAATTCATATCCAAAAAGATTCATCTGATTTTTATTCCACGTAGGTTCTTAGTGAAGCCCAGATTTTATCAACAATGTCCAAATACTCAGCATCCCTCCGAATGCTATCTTTGTCTTTATTCCGAAAACCAGTTGGTCTGATGATCTCTGAAACACGGCTGGGACGTGGAAGTAGAATTGCTATTTGGTCGGAGACATAAACAGCTTCTTCGATGGAGTGGGTCACAAACAAGAAGGTCTTGTTTTCGTTTTGAACAAGACTCAAGAGATCTTCTTGGAACTTTCGACGGGTTTGTTCGTCAACGGCGGAGAATGGTTCGTCCATCAGCAAGACTTTAGCATCTACACTGAGTGCCCTGGCTAGTCCAACTCGCTGACGCATACCCCCTGAAAGTTCATGTGGATAGCTTTGTTCAAAGCCACTTAGCCCCACGTCTTTGATGTACTTTACTGCTATCTCTTCTCGCTGAGGTTTGGAAACTCCTCTCAGTTCCAGCCCGAAAGCCACGTTGCGCAAAACTGTGGCCCATGGTAGCAGGGCAAAATCTTGAAAGACAAAGGCTCGATCAGGTCCGGGACCGGTCACAGGCTTGCCATTTACCAAAACTTCTCCACTGGTCGCTGGAATTAAACCAGCAATGATTTTAAGCAAAGTTGTTTTGCCACAACCGGAAGGACCTAGAAGAGAGGTAAGCTGACCTTTTGGGAACTGTAGGGTCAGATCTCGAAGGGCTTCAACAGGCCCATAATTTTTAAAAACATTCCTAACCTCTACGGCATTCTCAGAGATCTGCTTCGTTTCACTCATTTAATTAGCTCCATGGTTCATTCCGAAGCATAGCCTCTGTTGAGGCCTCCAAATAAGAAACGTTCCAACTTTTCCAGCAGGTTCAGAAAAACAACTGCCAATACAATGATCGAAAAGATTGCAGCGTACATACTTGGATAATCTGCAATTGAGCGACTGTAGGTAATGATGTCACCGACTCCGGTCGGAGTGATCTTTAATTCTGCGAGAATAGCTCCAATGAACCCAGCAGAGATGCCAAGCCGAAGGCCAGCAAAAATAATTGGTGATGCGGCCGGGAGTACAATCTTCAAAACAATATCGCGTCGGGTTCCAAGAAATGCCAACCCCATCTCCTTGATGGAGGCTGGGGTATTGCGCACAGCACCACCTGTATTCAGCGCGATTACCGGCATTGCCATGATGCAGACAACAAATACCTTTGAAGTCAGCCCAATCCCGTAAGCCATCACTAATAAAGGGATCAGCGCAGCAAGAGGAGCGGTCTGCATTACCACAAAAATGGGTGAGACAAGCCAATCAAGCTTACGATTCAGTCCTATAAATAATCCGATTCCAATTCCAAAGAAACCTGAAATCAAAATTCCAACTACGAGAGGTCTTAGGGTTTCCCCATAAGCAGTAAACAGGGTCCCATCCCAGATCAAGATTGCCAGCGCTGTCATGGATTCAAGGAAGGTTGGAAAGGCAAAGCTAACTGGAATCTGTCCAGCAACTTCCCAGCCTCCAAAAACAAAGAACGCTGATGACAATTTCAACAGATTCGATCTACTCAACATGAAGCTTTCATTCAGAAATAGATTCAAAGGTTCTGTTGATGAGTTGTTTCATTTTGACAGAATGATATTCGAAGATTTCAAGGCCGCTGCCTATCGGAGACAGCGGCTTTGAAAGAGGTTACTTAGCAGCTTTGTTCAATGGTTCCATGTACCAGAAATCATTGATGTTCAATGAGGCTGCATCGCCTTGAAGCTGGCCTGCTTTGGAATACCATTCCATATCAGCCTTGGCTGCATTTATTCCACCACCGTTGGCATCATAGAGGCCACCAGCAACCGCATCTGTGTAGAATTGGTCCAAATTGCCAAGAACCTCTTTTGGTAATTGCCCAATGGGTCCATCCGGATTGGTCTCTCGACTGATGATGGTTGGATCCTTCATCATGTCTTGATAAACGCTAACGAGTGCGTCCACAAAGATGTCAACATCTTTCCTGTTAGTTTTGATCCAATCAAGATTTGCGAAGAGCGCTTCGTCGCTTGCATCAACCTCAAACATTGGGAGTACATTGAAGTTATCGCCATGAAGCTTCACGAGCTTATTCTTATTGGACAAGTCCACAATGGTTGCATCAGTTTGCCCAGCGATCAGAGCGGCAATCCTATTAGCTGATCCTGGAACATACGAACGCTTACCAAACTTCATATTGAGACGATCCTCAATCACGTTGGCAATTGACTCGGTACCTCCACCTCTTGAGTGGAGCATGATAGGCTCCCCGTTCAGATCCTCGAGTTTCGAATATTTTTTTGAAGTCACTGGGAAGAACTTAAGCTTTGACAATTGGAAGATAATTCGTATGGGAGCCTTGGATCGTTGCATTACGGAGTAAGGAGTTCCAAAACCAATATCCATTTGTCCACTTAGGATCGCTTGAATTGCCAATTCTTCATCAGAAAAAGCTGTCCACTCGTAGTCAAGACTGTTTTTCTGGGCTCGATCCAGAGCTACAAAGAATGCTGCCAATTCATCCGAGGGTGTTTCGGCTAACGCGATCCGAATCTTACTAGCCTGAACTGGGCCAGCAAAGACAATCAACATGGCCAGCAGCGTACTGAGTAGCACGCCAATGGCACTTTTCGTTACTCGCATAATTCCTCCTCCAGATTTTTAACAAAATTAAAGATGCCAACCTTCGATTGAGGTTGGCTCAAAAACTCGCCGCCGAGCGAAACACACAAGGTGAATGTTCGACTTAACCCGACGGCCAACTTTTTTCATGGTTGATGAGATTGGTCAATCTATTTTTCATGATTGGTTAAAGATTGGTTAAAATATTGACGTCAGGCTTAGATTTATGCAATATCGGTTTCCATTAATTTTTTTACAATCTTTAAAGGAGAAACGTTGACCTCTGCAGATGGTGCTCTCATTCAACTCAAAGCTTGGTTGGCCCAAAGTAATTTGCCAAAGGATGGCAGATTGCCTCCTGAGAGAGAGTTTGCTGACCTTCTGGGTGTGTCCCGAGGGGATCTACGCAAAGCGCTAGCGACTCTTGAAAAAAATGGAGAACTGTGGCGAAGAGTTGGTAAAGGAACCTTTTTTGGTGCTAAACCAATTGATGAATTATCTGTTGTTGGTCGGGTTGCAGAACAATCCAACCCAATGGAAGTGATGAGTGCGAGAATATTGATCGAACCTTTGCTTGCTCGACAGGCTGCAATCAATGCGACAGGTTACCATATCGATGACCTAGAGCGCTGCCTGGTTGCCCAACGGGAGGCAGTAACTTGGCGTCAATATGAAAATGCGGATAATCGGTTGCATCGCACTATTGCAGAGGCTTCTCGCAATATGGTTTTGTTGGCACTTTTCGATCAATTAAATGCAATCCGGCGCGCTGTTGTTTGGGGACGACTCCGAAGTCAAATATCTGTGCCACCTAGTGATCATCATAGCTTTGCACAACACGATGCGCTTGTTCGAGCAATCCGGGAAAGAGATCAGGAGAAAGCTGCCACAATCATGAAAACGCACCTTGAAGAGGTTAGAGATGGCTTGATCAGGGCAAAACCGAATGCAGATTGAAATTCAACTTAGTTTTATCAAGGAATGTTTCCAAAGAATCAAAATAACTGTAAGGAATGAATTTCAATGAATGAAGAAAAGCTAACTTTAGAGATCTTCAGCGATTTTGTCTGACCTTGGTGCTATCTTGTCACCGGGCGTGTCAAAAGGTTGGAAGAAAAATTCAAATTGTCGATCAATTGGGTTCAGTTTCCACTACATCCTGAAACCCCAAAAGAAGGGTTGTCTCTAGAAGAGTTATTTGCAGGCCGAGATTTGGACATCCCAGCCATTCAGGGACATCTTAGAGAGTTGATGCGCTTGGAGGAGTTGCCCTATGGAAATCGAACACACACTTACAATAGTCGATTAGCTCAGGAACTCTCAAAATGGGGGGGGAGATTTTCAGAAAGTAACATCCTGAATCAGAAGATATTTGAAGCCTATTTTGTTGATGGCCAAAACCTAGCTAGTCAAAACCTGTTAATAAAACTTGCTGGGGAAGCTGGGCTGTCAACACAAGAAGCCGCGGAAGTCCTTGAAAAGCGCTCTTACAAAGAAGCGGTTGACCTTGATTGGATGAGATCAAGGCAAATTGGAATTGCTGGTGTGCCGACTTTTTTTCTGGGACAATATGGAATTTCAGGTGCCCAGTCCTATGAAATCCTTGAACGCTTCGTTGTTGAAAATTCAATCTGAATCTTTATTCCTTCTTTGAAAAGTAGTGTCTACTTGGGTCCCATCCAAGTTTATAAGCCCACCCAATTCATCTGGATAATCCTCCTCCAGAATCTCATTCATTTTACAATCTGATAAAATCAGGAACGTCAGAAAAAATAGTTGTAATGTTTCAATAATGTTGTATTGATTTACAAAATTTATCCAAATTTATTCCCACATATATTCATTTTTAGGTCTTAGCAGAGGAGTTTTCTCTCTATTTAGAGAGTAATCATCCGAATCGAAATTGTGAAATTTCATGATCTTGCCAAAGTGGATGTCATTTCAAAAATGGTAATTATGGAGTACCGACTCTCACAAAATTTAGTGGTGATTGAAGAACCATTGGAAAAAAACAATGTCAACCAACTGAGGGAAATCCTAATAAAAACTCCTGAACCACCAGAAAGTTTAACAATTGATCTGAGTAAGTCTCCCATGATTGATACCGCAGGGATTCAACTCTTAATTGCAATGAGGGAGTTCATGCGTAGTAAAGATCGAGAGTTAAAGATTCTCTTCAACAAAGATTTGGAAAAAATACTCAACTGGTGTGGAGTTGGCTGGCTGGCAAGTGAGACTGAGGGATGAATGCCAAAATTCTGATGGTTGATGACTCCAAAACTATACGCTTTCAGGTCCGTAAAATTTTGGAGGCTGAGCCAGATCATGACTACGACATCGCTGAAGCTGAGGATGGAAAGGGAGCTCTTGATGTAGTTGCGGCCTCGACTAAGGAAAAGCTGCCAGATTTAGTGTTGCTTGATCGCAACATGCCGAGGATGAATGGGGATGAGTTTATTCGGATCTTCAAAGCTGATCCTCAGTGGAGTCATATCCCAGTGTTGTTTCTGACAACTCATGGAGAAATTGAAGAACTGGTAAAAGGGCTGACAGAATTAAAGGCGGATGATTACTTGGGAAAGCCATTTAATCCATCAGAATTACAGGCCCGTGTAAAATCTCTGCTCCGTGTGAGGATGGCAGAAAAGGAAACATTGAGGCTCAACAGTGAGTTGGATCAATCTCTTAAACAACAGAAGCTTCAATTTGAAGAATTGAAGAAGACTAAAGTTGAGCTCGCAGAGATCTCAGCCGTTGCTGAATTGACAAGAATTTTTGAGAAATTTGTTCCTCGGGAATTCCTAGACCGAATCGCCAAGACTGGTATCGAAAACATTACTGTTGGTCATGCAGAGAGTGACATCATCACAATACTGTTTTCTGACATTCGCTCATTTACTGATATTTCTGAGTCGATGGAGCCGGCTGAACTGATGCAGTTCCTCAACACCTTTCTACAGTTTATGTCAGAGCCTATCCATTTGAACCATGGCTTTGTGGACAAGTTTATTGGTGACGCAATCATGGCTCTATTTGATCAACCTGGAAAACCTGATGCGATTGAAGCTCGAGATGCCGTTCGTTCAGGCATTGAGATGCAGGCGAGTTTGGTTCGCTTCAATAAATTAAGAGCGAAGCAGAACTATCCGCCAACGAAGATTGGAATTGGAGTTCACAGTGGACCAGTTGTGATTGGCACGCTTGGTTCAGAATCGAGGATGGATTCGACGGTCTTAGGTGATGCAGTAAACCTTGCGTCTCGCCTTGAAGGCTTAACCAAAAATTATCGTCTTCCGATGTTGGTATCTGAAGACTCTAAAAACCTGATCAGTCATCTTGAAGAATTTAACTGGCGCCTTCTTGATCGCATAACGGTCAAAGGCAAGCGCGAGCCAGTTCGTATCTATGAAGTATTCAATCAATATTCAGATAAAAATTACGAAATCAAACTCAAGGCTGCGAGTGTTTTTGAGGAAGCTATGACTCCTTACCTGAATCAAAATTGGGAATTAG is drawn from SAR324 cluster bacterium and contains these coding sequences:
- a CDS encoding 2-dehydropantoate 2-reductase, with protein sequence MTKICIYGAGAIGGYLASALDHAGAQVSLVARGPHLKAIQEKGLRFKKDDQIFTHYLPAHENPNEFGPQDFVIITVKAHGIAKIARNLIPLLGPKTAVVSAVNGLPWWYFHKAASGTSLDDQPLQSVDPGGVVWETIGPERAIGCVVYPACEIAEPGLIRHLDGDRFTLGEPSSEPSDRVKHLSSLMISGGLKAPQKTKIRDEIWIKLWGNCSFNPVSALTGATLDQIGQDPGCASLVCEIMTEVQKIGEAVGARFNVSIDKRIKGATSIIGHKPSTRQDIEAGRSLEIDPLVTVVLELAEHLGIQAPTLQHVSSLLKLQAITMGLYDPDQ
- a CDS encoding ABC transporter ATP-binding protein gives rise to the protein MSETKQISENAVEVRNVFKNYGPVEALRDLTLQFPKGQLTSLLGPSGCGKTTLLKIIAGLIPATSGEVLVNGKPVTGPGPDRAFVFQDFALLPWATVLRNVAFGLELRGVSKPQREEIAVKYIKDVGLSGFEQSYPHELSGGMRQRVGLARALSVDAKVLLMDEPFSAVDEQTRRKFQEDLLSLVQNENKTFLFVTHSIEEAVYVSDQIAILLPRPSRVSEIIRPTGFRNKDKDSIRRDAEYLDIVDKIWASLRTYVE
- a CDS encoding STAS domain-containing protein translates to MKFHDLAKVDVISKMVIMEYRLSQNLVVIEEPLEKNNVNQLREILIKTPEPPESLTIDLSKSPMIDTAGIQLLIAMREFMRSKDRELKILFNKDLEKILNWCGVGWLASETEG
- a CDS encoding IS1 family transposase, with amino-acid sequence MGYGTDFLKTYENLIPTALHHQGKTFTTQIESLNCRLRHYLARLHRRTLGYSKSKRMLEISLKLLIHKFTNA
- a CDS encoding FCD domain-containing protein, which codes for MTSADGALIQLKAWLAQSNLPKDGRLPPEREFADLLGVSRGDLRKALATLEKNGELWRRVGKGTFFGAKPIDELSVVGRVAEQSNPMEVMSARILIEPLLARQAAINATGYHIDDLERCLVAQREAVTWRQYENADNRLHRTIAEASRNMVLLALFDQLNAIRRAVVWGRLRSQISVPPSDHHSFAQHDALVRAIRERDQEKAATIMKTHLEEVRDGLIRAKPNAD
- a CDS encoding acyl--CoA ligase, translated to MTIRSIINAGSAEAIALSAPNRPPLSYQALRNHCDQIGRQLGSQGLSNSDRVAIVLPNGPEMASAFLAVASYMSAAPLNPTYKQNEYAFYLEDLKPGLVIVEENSKNSVRAAAADLSIPVVEAKVHSGSPAGAFVLFQSEADIHPTNLDQEALVLHTSGTTSRPKVVPLLQRNILASTRNISASLELTAKDHCLNIMPLFHIHGLIAVLATSMSQGASVCCSSGFNAMKFLELAKEEKISWYSGVPTMHQTILLRAQKQPEAAKALGLRFLRSSSASLPPAVFSELDDVFGCPVIEAYGMTEAAHQMTSNPLELGKQKAGFVGIVTSPEVCIMDSSSNQLAPGEEGEVCIKGENVTPGYENNATANASSFTNGWFRTGDQGLFDQDGYLKITGRLKEIINRGGEKISPLEVDNVLMEHPDIQQVVTFAVADKMLGEEIGAAIVMVDGKSMDAGQLRKYSGEHLAKFKIPKHIIFVDEIPKGATGKIQRIGLAKKLGLED
- a CDS encoding DsbA family protein, with the protein product MNEEKLTLEIFSDFVUPWCYLVTGRVKRLEEKFKLSINWVQFPLHPETPKEGLSLEELFAGRDLDIPAIQGHLRELMRLEELPYGNRTHTYNSRLAQELSKWGGRFSESNILNQKIFEAYFVDGQNLASQNLLIKLAGEAGLSTQEAAEVLEKRSYKEAVDLDWMRSRQIGIAGVPTFFLGQYGISGAQSYEILERFVVENSI
- a CDS encoding adenylate/guanylate cyclase domain-containing protein gives rise to the protein MNAKILMVDDSKTIRFQVRKILEAEPDHDYDIAEAEDGKGALDVVAASTKEKLPDLVLLDRNMPRMNGDEFIRIFKADPQWSHIPVLFLTTHGEIEELVKGLTELKADDYLGKPFNPSELQARVKSLLRVRMAEKETLRLNSELDQSLKQQKLQFEELKKTKVELAEISAVAELTRIFEKFVPREFLDRIAKTGIENITVGHAESDIITILFSDIRSFTDISESMEPAELMQFLNTFLQFMSEPIHLNHGFVDKFIGDAIMALFDQPGKPDAIEARDAVRSGIEMQASLVRFNKLRAKQNYPPTKIGIGVHSGPVVIGTLGSESRMDSTVLGDAVNLASRLEGLTKNYRLPMLVSEDSKNLISHLEEFNWRLLDRITVKGKREPVRIYEVFNQYSDKNYEIKLKAASVFEEAMTPYLNQNWELAIEGFKECEELLPEDASIEMHLDRAQSFQETPPAEDWDGVHRYFSK
- a CDS encoding fumarylacetoacetate hydrolase family protein → MKKFVIDPAPQVCLPIRGSNESFPVRRIYCIGRNYADHAIEMGHDPNKEPPFFFQKNAQNVDTSGKFPYPPQTSDVHHEIELVVALKSGGTDITLDHALEHVYGYGLGLDMTRRDLQGDAKKLGRPWEVGKSFEKSAPMSELFPASETGHLDQGRICLKVNGEIKQDGDLNQMIWKVPEMIAYLSRFYDIAGGDLIMSGTPAGVGPIQRGDKMECEIEKLATLIVEVI
- a CDS encoding ABC transporter substrate-binding protein is translated as MRVTKSAIGVLLSTLLAMLIVFAGPVQASKIRIALAETPSDELAAFFVALDRAQKNSLDYEWTAFSDEELAIQAILSGQMDIGFGTPYSVMQRSKAPIRIIFQLSKLKFFPVTSKKYSKLEDLNGEPIMLHSRGGGTESIANVIEDRLNMKFGKRSYVPGSANRIAALIAGQTDATIVDLSNKNKLVKLHGDNFNVLPMFEVDASDEALFANLDWIKTNRKDVDIFVDALVSVYQDMMKDPTIISRETNPDGPIGQLPKEVLGNLDQFYTDAVAGGLYDANGGGINAAKADMEWYSKAGQLQGDAASLNINDFWYMEPLNKAAK
- a CDS encoding ABC transporter permease subunit codes for the protein MNLFGYELPQMSSLILWGLLWEIVGRLEITFFIPALSDIFVTLLEISTTKVFLTALSETGYAFFLGTVSAIVIGIPLGILMGKNRLLDELLLPWVNIFLSAPLTALVPVLMVLFGFGLQAIVITTALFAIWIIVLNARAGVMQINRSLVEMAHSFGATPRDAFFKIYLWAALPEILGGVRIGFIRAVKGVIIGQLLISIVGFGALFELYSSNFLMKHFWAVLIVLFSLAFILAEILAYLEKRVSYYASRRAT
- a CDS encoding ABC transporter permease subunit, yielding MLSRSNLLKLSSAFFVFGGWEVAGQIPVSFAFPTFLESMTALAILIWDGTLFTAYGETLRPLVVGILISGFFGIGIGLFIGLNRKLDWLVSPIFVVMQTAPLAALIPLLVMAYGIGLTSKVFVVCIMAMPVIALNTGGAVRNTPASIKEMGLAFLGTRRDIVLKIVLPAASPIIFAGLRLGISAGFIGAILAELKITPTGVGDIITYSRSIADYPSMYAAIFSIIVLAVVFLNLLEKLERFLFGGLNRGYASE